Genomic DNA from Cydia fagiglandana chromosome 3, ilCydFagi1.1, whole genome shotgun sequence:
acttgtagtttgatttttaatacactttatagtttattctaagacgcaatgtattgcaaattttgttttctttaaggcgtgacaagcaacgtcaatcacaatgatatggcgtggcgatggcgtccattgaagataatatttattttgtatgaaaaatagggaggctaaataattcataatttttaaaagttgtagaataaaagtgttaccgtttgaggagtacaatctatgtttgaattatttgctcatgttacaggccacacccggtatagtacaAACTTTTGCTTGCTGACTTTACTTGACATGTCAGTGATCAGTGAAGGATAATTTTAGAGATGTTATATAAAACATCTTTCTTTATTGTTCATTGGATTAAGCTCACTCTCATGATAAATGGTTTTGTTACAAAAAATCATTATCAAAAATCACAATGGTATTTTATAATCAAAACAAAGAACCCATTCAGAACTCTGAAAATGTATTCATAACTAAAGTGCTACTCATGAACCTATTCATCATATTTGTTAATTACTTCACACTCTCTAAACTTCTTCAGATTTTACTATTAAGTTACACACTTCACAGCTCACTtctttttttactaatctgttAAGTGTGTTagcttgaaatattttttttgaaattaCAAGCTTTTGTTTAAATTCGTCTGTTAcggcatttataatattaaaaataaaaccaaaacCACAAAAACTGTAGGCATATAACACTAGACCTTCTTCCTCGTTCTCTCAATGCTGAGGAGCGCGACCACATGCAACATGTCTccatttaaatttgtttaattgtcCCATTCCAGCTCTCGTCCATGACTTGGCAGAGTGTATAGTTGGAGATATCACACCCCATTGTGGAGTCTCTCCTGAGGAAAAGCACCGGCAAGAAGATGAGGCTATGAAGAAAATCGCAGAGCTCACTGGTTTCGCTGGTGACAGGATGTACGAGCTTTACAAGGTGATTTTAAACTAGTTATTATGTAAAGCAGTGTTTTTCAAAGTGTGGGTCGCGACCCCCAGGGGGGTCGCGGCACTTGTCCAGGGGGGTCGCGAAGCTCAGCGTTGAAAGAAACTTATGGaaagtaaaaagttttttttcctTCAAAATAATCCGATCTTTTAAAATTTACTGATCGTAACGTACAgtatatcaataaaacaaaacattattagataggtaaactgtatttattaaacagttaaataagttaagatctgttaggccagtcaaattagattttttccaggAAATAATTCCAGGAAATCGTCTAttaccttcatttggttctaaattagtgtaatccgagtttgctccattccaggagttGTGGAAAAATTGCTGccctttttcagttttttgcttgtagttcgaaaacggtacgtccgacggaaaatttgctctaatcatgataaaaattgatatctgaggatccgaaaagtaccttaatatgAATTAGTACCTAGTCAAACATTGTAAAAAGTGGCCGTcatttgaatttgttttatttttggtaaaattgtGTTAAAATCCGAATTATTTTTACCACTGGTCTTTgccagtccgactcgcacttggccggcttTTTTTCTTTTGATATCGACCATTGATggactgtgcggaaagagaagagccgtagaatgtatgggagcccatacatttcacgactgttgtctttccgcacagactatataGATAGAAAAACGTAGAAACGGGGCTAGGGGGTCGCAAAAAATATTTAGTGGTCATAAAGGGCCGTGACACCAAAAAGTTTGAAAATCACTGATGTAAAGAATGATTCACTCGCGTAATTTATGTCGAAAAACGCACGACATGTTTCACTCTGTACTAGGGTTGCAGATGCAGATGTTCGGGATTTGGCGAGATTCTCctgatttttagcatgtgttcgcGATTCCCGAAAAAGtgaaaactgtcccgaaaaacagcttcacgttataaaacaataatttcaagttctgAACTGTCGTCGAGTGAGCGAGCGACCCACGTCGAGCGTACTGcccataatgtaaaatatcgttgtttttaattcaaTTACTTTAATTGGAATGTTTTTTTTCCTGACTTAAGTCCCAATATCCCgaaacatttatattttttcccgataaaagcacttttcgatctggcaaccctactctGTACCAAAGAGTAAGCACTGAATAAGTAAGTATCCATAGACTGTATCATAATTACAAATCTAACAGGTACTAAGTTAACACACGCAAAACAATTTAAGTATTCAAACCGTCTGGGCCTATATAGTGACGTGCGGGTCTTTGTTATAAACCTTAACAATGCAGGGACTTACTTGTACCATATTTCATCAAGATCATTAGTTGTTTAGATATCATAATAGAAAACACCCAATGATAAAATCTGATAATAATAGCGACTCCATCTATCGGGTCTAATTGTGATTAAACCCAACAATTAACACCTAcacaatatattatttatttacaaaattaaaccagTTGTCTTGCTTATTTTGTgaaaagtttttatatttatattcaaCCAAACTTCGTTAAGAATAAGGGTTTCCGTTTCCTGTCTCACGCAACGCAATTATCTTCTTTCCTGATTTTTGCAATAATTCACATAGTACTATTATTGTAATAGCTACCTACTGAATACgtacttaagtaattttataaccagTCTATTAATAGCAGTTGAAAAGCATTTCATTAAAATGCATTATTTTCTTAGTCAATAACGTTGTTTTGTCGCCACCATATATTACCACGCGCagttcagtattatacaaatatgtGTTATGTACATATTGTTacgttttaggtaggtactaggtacgtAGGTAAGGAGCATATGTTTTTATTGTGTACAAGGCGGCTATCCGAGTAGCGGTTAAGCAAGTAGCAATCGGCTAATTTTTCACATAAGAATTTGTAAATGTAGATCCCCTGTGAATAAAGGAGATCATAGATATATTGCTCGGTGCTCGCTAATCGCTAGCTGTTCGCACCGGCGGCTAGCACGTTTTTAAGTGTTCTCTTGACTCTGACACTCACCAGTAAGAAAATAATTCACCTATCGCTACTCACCGATCGCCGTCGGTCGTTATAACTGCCTAACTCTGTTCTTAACAATGAGTCATTGTTAAAAGAAACTTTACTTCTTTTTCAGGAATACGAAAATCAAACCTCACCCGAAGCAAAGTTCGCAAAAGATTTAGACAGATACGATATGATATTACAAGCTTTCGAATATGAGAAACGCGAGAAAGCGCCCAGGAAGCTACAAGAATTCTTCACAGCGACTGAGGGAAAGTTCAATCATCCGTTTATCAGGGACTTGGTGACGGAATTGTACAGGCAAAGAGAGGAATTCGAAAAGAAATTTGTGGTAAATGGTACCACATAACTCATATTGATCAATTctagtacatatttttaaattttaagccataattattatacttaatcGGCTTATGAAGCGCAACAAGTGTagttaagattatttttatttccaatgTCCAACTAGACTGGTTCTAGGTGATGATAGATCGAAGATATAATCAGAGTATAATAGTTTTGAACGCTACTGTGCCAGTGCCAACGACCATTTTTCACTTTCGAGTCCATTTTCTTTTCAAATATGTCCTGCTTAATAAAACTAAACGTCGTTGGAGTCTTATACGTTATACCTATTCAAAATATTTAAGTGAATTGGATGAGTTTTTTCTTTTGTATAAATAACAGGGAGCAACAACAAAAAGTAGCCTTCGAAAAGTTACCAAAGTTAACACAAGTTTCTCAGATAATTTGCGTGAATATTTAAAGgtagtgtttttatattttatctgagaaaagtattatttatgtacaaacaATATTCCTCTGTTATAGTACTTATATGGTTCatgattttaattatttgagtGATTGTCTGATTGTTGATTTATATGATTTTACCATGACTTCTTAACAAATTCGTTAGTTGTTACTTAATAGTGGCATGCAGATGTATATAAGACAAAGGCTAGAGAGTAAAAAGACCGAAGAAACGGGCTTGCAGAGGGTTTCGTTCCTTCTGAAGAGGTTACCAAATGAAAAGTTATTGAAGGTTGTGCCTTTGAGCCATCATGCCGCTGGTTTTCTGTAAGTAGGTAGGTCTTACACCTTAACAAGTACTTCAATTTGCTCTCGTTTACTCTACGTGACTTTCCTTATCGTAAGGTCCCGTGCATATGAATGCTT
This window encodes:
- the LOC134680191 gene encoding 5'-deoxynucleotidase HDDC2 — translated: MAPVVENKNILEFLELVGRLKHVKRTGWVLCDIEDCESIAGHMYRMGMMTFLLTEENNPTKLDRFRCLQIALVHDLAECIVGDITPHCGVSPEEKHRQEDEAMKKIAELTGFAGDRMYELYKEYENQTSPEAKFAKDLDRYDMILQAFEYEKREKAPRKLQEFFTATEGKFNHPFIRDLVTELYRQREEFEKKFVVNGTT